The genomic window GTGCAGCACGATGGCGTCGCCGCGGGCCCGCCTGCCGCGCAGCCACGCCTGCGTCGCGAGGTCGTCGACCAGCCGGTACTTGCCCTTCAACCGCGGCGCCACCAGCAGCGACAACCGCACGTCGCGACGATCCATCTCGGCGGCGAATTCGATCGCGGCGTCTCGAGTGGTGTCCCGAATACCCGACACGGACACGATCAGCTCAGCGTTCATGAACCAACGGTGCCCGACGCAGGTGTCGTCGATGTGCAGCGCGCATGACCAGAGGACGAACAACCGAAGCACCGTCGGCGACCAGCCACGCCCGCCGGCGGTCCCGTCCTGTTGTCGCTGCCCGCGTACCGCCGGAGGTGCGCCTACTCGTCGGCCAGGCCGACCGTGTCGAGCACCCAGGCGTGCTCGAAGGCCACTTCCTTCCACTTCTCGTACCGGCCGCTGACGCCACCGTGGCCCGCGCTCATCTCCGTCTTGAGCAGCAGCGGCGCGTCACCGGTCTTGGTCGCGCGCAGCTTGGCGACCCACTTGGCGGGCTCCACGTAGAGCACCCTGGTGTCGTTCAGGCTGGTGACGGCGAGGATCGCCGGATAGTCCTTGGCCTCGATGTTCTCGTACGGCGAGTAGGACTTCATGTACTCGTAGACGTCCTTGTCCGCCAAGGGATTACCCCACTCGTCCCACTCGATGACGGTGAGCGGCAGCGACGGGTCCAGGATCGAGGTCAGCGGGTCGACGAACGGCACGTTGGCGAGAATGCCCCGGAACAGCTCCGGCGCCAGGTTCGCCACGGCGCCCATCAGCAGGCCGCCCGCGCTGCCGCCGTCGGCGACCAGCCGATCGGGCGCGGTCCTTCCGGTGTCGATCAGGTGCCGCGCGCAGGCCACGAAGTCGGTGAAGGTGTTCTTCTTGGTGAGCGTCTTGCCGTTCTCATACCAGAGCCTGCCCATCTCGCCGCCGCCGCGCACGTGCGCGACCGCGAACACCATGCCGCGATCGAGCAGCGACAGCCGCGCGACCGAGAAGGACGGATCCATGCTGGCCTCGTAGGAGCCGTAGCCGTAGAGCAGCAGCGGCTTCGGCTCGCCCTCGGCCACCGCGCCCTTCTTCCACACCAGCGAGATCGGGATCCGCGTGCCGTCCTCGGCGATCGCCCAATCCCGTTGTTGCTCGTAGTCGTTCGCGTCGTAGCCGCCGAGCACCGGCTGCTCCTTGCGCAGCAGCAGCGCGCCGGTGGCGGGCACGTAGTCGAACACCTGCATCGGGGTGATGAACGAGGTCAGGCCGATGCGCAGAGTCGGCTGCGTCCACTCCGGGTTTGCGCCGGAGCCGACCGCGAAGAGCTCGAGATCGAACTCGAGTTCGCGCCGCTCGCCATAGCCGGACTCGGTGAGCGGCCAGACCGCGACCCTGGTCAGCGCCTCGCGGCGGTAGCTGAGCACCAGGTGGTCGGCGAACGCGTCGACGTCCTCGAGCCGCACGTCGTCGCGGTGGCCGATGAGCAGCGTCAGGTTCGACGGGTCGGCGACCGGCGCCTCGGCGAGCACGAAGTTCTCCGCCTTCACCCCGTCCACGACGTCGTTGTGCAGGATGAGGAAGCGATCCTCGCCGCCGATCACGGCGTGCTCGGCCGAGTATTCGACGCCTTCGCGCCGCGGCATGATGATCCGGAAATCGCCCTCGGGATCGTCGGATTCCAGCACCCAGCCCTCGGTGGTGATCTTGGAGCCGACCCAGATCATCAGGTATTTCTCCGAGCGGGTGGAGCCGATGCTCACCCAGTAGCGCTCGTCGGGCTCGTGGAAGACCTTCACGTCGGCCGCGGTTTCGGCGCCTAGCCGATGCCGCCACACGGTGTCGGGGCGCCAGGACTCGTCGACCGTCTGATAGAAGACGTGGCTGCCGTCCAGCGACCAGGTCGCGCCCGGCGCGGTGCCCGCGATCTCGTCGGCGAGCGGTTCGCCGGTGCGCAGGTCCTTGAAGCGCAGGGTGTAGCGCTCGTCGCCGACGGTGTCGACCGAGTAGGCCAGCAGGTTGCCGTCGTGGCTCACCGAGAACGCGCCGAGGGCGAAGTAGGCGTGGCCCGCGGCCAGCTCGTTGCTGTCCAGCAGCACCTGTTCGCCGGGGATCTCGCTGTCGACCTCGAGTCGCGGCGGAGTCCACGCGTCGATGCCCTCGGCCTGCGCGTCGATCGGGCAGCGGCAGTGCACGCCGTACTGCTTGCCCTCGTAGCTGCGCGAGTAGTACCAGAACTCGCCCATGCGGGTCGGCACCGAGAGGTCGGTCTCCTGGGTGCGCGACTTGATCTCCTCGAAGATCTTCTCGCGCAGGCCCTGCAGGTGCGCGGTCTGCGCTTCGGTGTAGGCGTTCTCCGCCTGGAGGTGGGAGATGACCTCGGGATCTTCTTTGTCCCGCAGCCACTCGTACTCGTCGACGAAGACGTCGCCGTGGTGGACCCGCTCGGTGGGCACCGTCTTGGCGATCGGGGCCGCCACCGCACTTTCGACAGACATGCGGTCCACCCTACTTGCGGGCCGTCGAATCCCCCGCGCGTCGGAACTCCGCGGGCGGCGCCTCGCCGCCCGCCGCGCGGATGACGCCGTCGAGCACCTCGCAGGTGCGGTGCAGATCACGCAGCGCGCGGTCGATCCTGGCCCGTTCCTCGGTCAGCTTCTCCACAAGGAACGGGGTGGCCTCGGCGTTGGGTGAGCCGTCGGTGTCGTGGATGCACGGCAGCAGTTCGGCGATGGTGTCGCTGGTCAGTCCGGCCGCGAACATCTCCTGGATCCGCCGCACCCGCTCGACGGCCGCCTCCGGATATTCGCGCTGCCCGCCGGAGCTGCGGGCGGCGGCCAGCATGCCCTTGTCCTCGTAGTACCGCAGCGACCGGACGCTCACGCCGGTTCGCTCGGACAGTTCACCGATGCGCACGTCACTCCTCGAGCCCTTGACCTGACATTGATGTCAGCTTCTAGCGTACGCCTCATGGAACTCTTGACGCCCTACCGCGACCACGAACTGGCCCTCCCGAACCGGATCGTCATGTCCCCGATGACCCGCCTGCGTTCGGTGCCGGACGGCTCCCCCACCGCCGACGTCGTCGACTACTACGCGCAGCGCGCCACCGCCGGACTGATCATCACCGAGGGCATCTGGCCGCACTCGACCGGCCAGAGCGAGGCTTGGGTGCCCGGCTTGCAAACCGAAGCCCACGTCACCGCTTGGCGGCGGGTCACGGAAGCGGTGCACGCGAAGGGCGGGCGGATCTTCGCGCAGCTGATGCACGGCGGCCGCAAGAACCATCCGCTCGGCCGCATCGACGGAACCTGGCCCGCCGGCCCTTCCGCGGTGGTCGATCCCGATCGCGTGCATCTGATCGAGGGCGGCAAGGCCGACCCGATCACGCCGCGCGAGCTGAGTCGCGCCGACATCACGGCGGTGATCGGCCAGTACGCCACGGCCGCCAGCAATGCGATGGCCGCGGGCTTCGATGGCGTCGAAATCCACGGGGCCAACAGCTATCTCGTGCACCAGTTCCTCGCCGACAACACCAACCTGCGCACGGACGAATACGGCGGTTCGATCGACAACCGGATGCGGGCGCCGCTGGCCATCGTGGACGCGGTGGCCGAGGCGATCGGATCGCGGCGCACCGCCATCCGCCTCTCGCCGGGCAATCCGCAGTTCAACATGTACGAGGCCGATCCCGCGCCGCTGTACCGAAAGCTGGTGTCGGAACTGGATCGACGCGAGCTGGCCTACCTGCACCTCACCGACAACGACGACTATCCTGCGCTGACCGATCTGCGTCCGCGCTGGCGCGGCACGCTGATCGCGAACATCGGCGAGAACCGCGAGCCGACCACCGCCGCGGGGGCCGAAGCCGTATTGCGATCGGGCACCGCCGATCTCGTCTCGTTCGGGCGAGCGTTCATCGCCAATCCCGATCTGGTGGAACGGATCGCGCGCGATCTGCCGCTGAACTCGATTCGCGAGGACGTGCTGTACGGCCGAGATGCGAAGGGCTACACCGACTATCCGGCTTGGTCGGAGAGCGCGTTGTCCCGGGGGTAGGTGTGCCGCGCCGGGTCAGGCGCCGATGGCCGAGCCGATGGTGGGCCACGAGGCGTGCAGTGTGTCCTGCCAGTAGGACCAGGAGTGGGTGCCGACCGGGCTGTAATCGATGCGGGCCGGAATGGCCAGGCTGCGCAGGCGCCGCTCGAAGGCGATCACGCAGGTGTTGATGCCCACCTCGACCGGGCCGCCGAGGAAGATGTTCTCCGCTAGCTGCGGTTTGATCTCCGCCTCGTGCGGGCCGGGCACGCCGGTGCCGGTGGACAGGTAGATCGTCTTGCCGCGCAAGCGTTCCGCCAGCAACGAGGGGTCGTGCTCGGCCCAGGCGTCGGTGCCCGGCGCACCCCACATATTGATCGGGTTGCCGCCACGGTTGGCGATCGAGAACATCACGCCGCCCGTGGCCAAGCCGGTGTCCGGGCAGGCACTGTAGCCCGCGATCGCCTTGTACAGGTGGGGGTTGCGCGCGGCCAGGACGAACGCGGCCGTGCCGCCCATGGAAAGTCCGCCGATCGCGTTGACGCCGTTGCCGTCGAAGTTTTCGTCGATCAGCGGCGGCAGCTCTCGGGTCAGGAAGGTCTCCCACTTGTAGCGGCCGAAGCGCGGGTCGTCTTGCTGCCAGTCCGTGTAGTAGCTGGCCTGGCCGCCAACGGGGAGCACCACATTGACGTTCTTGCTCCGGAAGAACTCCTCGGCGTCGGTCGCGTTGGTCCACGTGCTCTGGCCGACGCCGGGGTCGAGTCCGTCCAGCAGGTAGTAGGCGGGCCGGGCGCCGCCGCTCGCCGGGTGCAGCACCTGAACCTGGACCGTTCGGCCCATCGCCGGGGAATCGATGAACACCGAGGAACGGGTCGGGCTCAGGGAATCGATCCGCACGATCTGCGCGGCGGCGGCGGGGGCTCGGGTGGCGGCCAGCGGACCGAGCACGGCGATCGCGACGGCAAGCACTGCAACAGCAACTCTGGTACGCCGCACGTCACGCCCTCCATCACCGCATGAGAGTGGGCTCCAACGTAACTCACTCCATGGGGTTGCGGAAGGGATTCAAGATCTCGGCTCTTTTACAGCAAACTGCCCAGTACGTAATGGATTTCACGCCGGCCCCACCAGTCACAGACCTTCGGCGCGCTCCAGTGCCCCGCGAATGGATCCGGCGAGATAGTCCAAGTCGGCACGCGGCGGGCTGGTCGGCCGCCCACGCAGACCGAAGCCGTCACCCGGCGTGCGCGGAATGACATGCAGGTGCACGTGAAACACTTCCTGCCCCGCCGTCACACCATCGGCGAGAAAGAAATTGACCCCGTCGCACCCCACCTCGCTCGCCCGCAGCGCCCCCGCCAGCCGCTGCCCCACCTGAAACAGCTTCCCCCCGATCACCGGATCGAGCTCCGCCAAACACCGCGCCGCCACCCGCGGCACCACCAGCAGATGCCCGGGCGTCATCGGCCTGATATCCATGAACGCGACCACGTCGTCGTCCTCGTACACCTTGGAAGCCGGCGCCCGCCCGGCAATGATGTCGGCGAAAATCGAGTACGGATCCACACCGCACCTTAACCGGCCCACTGTCGCGTCGAACCGATGCAGCCTCCGGCTCGAGCACGCGTCGCGTCGACTCGAGGACAGGCGGGCGGATTCCCATCAATGAAATTGCGTTGCATGCGTCGAATGAGGCAGTAAGCTGTTCTCAGCCCCTGGCACTAGCTGGGGGAAGTGGACCCGACTCTTCACCGGACGGTGGGCAGTCGGGTTTCGCGCTACTGGGGCCGCTTGTCGACGTCGATGACGACACGTACAAGCGGCATCACGATCTCCTTCCACCGCCCGCCCGCTCCGAATGCCCAAGCCACGGCGTCGGGCCACCACAACGCAGGTTCACTGTGCGGAGCTACGTGGATATACGGCATCTCGGCCGACGCTTTGCGCAAAACTTCGGCGATGCAGTGCCGGTCACGGTGATCTTGGCTCTCACGTGACTCGATGACCAGTCGACCGGCATTGGCGACGATCAGATCGGACACCAAGGCCGCCAGACATTCACGGCGGGTGGGCACCTCGGCGCCTCTGCCTTCGTAGATCGATACTTCGACACCTGGGAATCGCGCCATGGCCGTCAAGATCTGGCGTCGCCGCTGGTCCGGCTCATGGTTGAAGTGCCACCGCCGCTGGCCTGGCAGCAGGAATCCTCGGCCGAGACCGCGTGCTCCGGCCAGCTGATCACATCGAATCAGCGCAGCACACAGCAGATATCGATCTCGGCGAACCGATTCGTCGACGAAGGCGTGAATAGGCACCGATGGACGATACCGTTCGGCTATCGAACAGGCAGGCGAATATGCCGAGCGGCTCGGTTCGAAGTTGCCGAGCGAGAACGGGTTCCGGTCAAATCAGTCGCCGCCGCGTTCTGGCCACGCCTACACTCGCTCCAGCCCTCGGCACTAGCAGGGGGAAGTGGGCGCAGGTCCTGGCCGGACGACCAGCATCTGCGTTCCGCGTAAATCCGGCTCCTCTCCGGACGGTGGGCAGCCGGGTTACGCGTCTGCGCCGCTAAAGGATCGGCGACGGGGTGTAGCGGGCGGCTTCGGGGTAGGTGTCGACGAGTTTTTGGACCTGGGCGATGACGTCGGCGGTCTGGGCGCCCGCGGCGCCGATGAAGGCGGACTTGTCGGCGAGGGCGGTGTCGAGCGCCGGGCGGTCCAGTGGGAGGCGGTGGTCGGCGGCGAGACGGTCGAGCAGGTCGGGCTCGCGGCCCTGTTCGCGCATGGCGAGGGCGACGGCGACGGCGTGCTCCTTGATGACCTCGTGCGCGGTCTCCCGGCCGACGCCCGCGCGCACCGCCGCCATCAGGATGCGGGTGGTGGCGAGGAACGGCAGGTAGCGGTCCAGCTCGCGGGAGACGACGGCCGGGTAGGCGCCGAATTCGGCGAGCACGGTGAGGAACGTTTCCATCATGCCGTCGATGGCGAAGAACGCGTCCGGCAGCGCGACCCGGCGCACCACGGAACAGAACACGTCGCCTTCGTTCCACTGCGCGCCCGACAGCTCGGCGGCCATCGAGGCGTACCCGCGCAGCACCACCTGCAGTCCGTTGACGCGCTCGCAGGAGCGGGTGTTCATCTTGTGCGGCATGGCCGAGCTGCCCACCTGCCCGGGCTGGAAGCCTTCGGTGACCAGCTCGTGTCCCGCCATCAGGCGAATGGTGTGCGCGAACGAGGACGGGCCCGCGCCCACCTGCACCAGCGCGGAGAGCACGTCGTGATCCAGCGAGCGCGGATACACCTGGCCGACGCTGGTGAACACCGTCGCGAACCCGAGATGCCTGGCGACCTGCTGCTCCAGGGTGGCCAGCTTGGCCGGGTCACCGCCGAGCAGGTCGAGCATGTCCTGCGCGGTGCCCATCGGTCCTTTGATGCCGCGCAGCGGGTAGCGGTCGATCAGCTCGCGCAGCCGGGTCAGCGCGATCAGCAGCTCGTCGGCGGCCGAGGCGAAACGCTTGCCGAGCGTGGTGGCCTGCGCCGCCACGTTGTGCGAGCGGCCCGCCATCACCAGCGTCTGGTACTCGGCAGCCCGCTCGGCGAGCCGCGCCGCGATGGCGACGCCGTGCGCGTGCACGTGCTCGAGCGAGAGCCGGATCTGCAGCTGCTCGACGTTCTCGGTGAGGTCGCGGCTGGTCATGCCCTTGTGCACGTGCTCGTGCCCGGCCAGCGCGTTGAATTCCTCGATGCGCGCCTTCACGTCGTGGCGGGTGACCCGCTCGCGCTCGGCGATGGAGGCGAGGTCGACGTGGTCGATCACCCGCTCGTAGTCGGCGATGACGCCGGCCGGGATGTCGATGCCGAGCTCCGACTGTGCCCGCAGCACCTCCAGCCACAGCCGCCGTTCCAGCACGATCTTGTGCTCCGGCGACCACAGGTGCACCAGTTCGGGACTGGCGTAACGGGTGGCGAGGACATTCGGGACGAGACTCACGTCTGGTCAGTCTAGTGCTCGGAACCTGTCCGCTTGCTGCGGCGTCGCCGGGGCGACGATATCGATCACCTCGAGCAGCGCGCCGCGCGCCATCCGCCGGGGTTCCGGGTTGCTTTCGCTCAGCGCCGCGACCACCGCGCCGTCCACCACCGCGACCAACCTGCGTAGCTGTTCGGGCCGCACCATCCGGTCCGAGCGCCGCAGCACGTCGGCGAGCAGCTCGTCGAGCTGGGCGCGCAGCCGTAGCTGGACCTCGCGTAGCTCGGGGTGTCGCGCCGAGGCCACCGAACGCTCGTAGCGGGCGATCAGCTGACCACGCGCGCCCTCGTCGGGCCCGTCGGCGCCGACCAACAGGTCGAGCACCAGGTCGACGGTCGCCTCGGCGCCGCGGCGGCGGTGACTCACCTCGCCGACCCTGCGGCGCATCGCGTCCAGCTCCGCGTTCCCACTGAACTCGACCGCGCGGGCGATCAGGTCTTCCAGGGACTCGAAGTAGTACGTGGTCGAGGCGAGCGGTAGATCCGCGCGCGTGGCAACCGAGCGATGCCGCACCGCATCGAATCCGCCTTCGAGTAACAACTCGGCGGCGGCCGCTACCAGAGCCTGGCGACGCCGTTCGCCTTTCGGGGTCGTCGCGGTTATCACCGTGCCATCGTGCCAGTCGTCATCAGTTCATCCGTGCGAAATCGAGAGTCGAAAGCCAGCAATCGTTGTTTTACCTCATCTGGGCGTTCCCGGTGCCGAACTGTGGAAACTTGTTGGCGGACTTGAGGTTCAGGCGCCCAGATAGTAGCCGAGTCGCAGCAGCGCCGCCTCGATATCCGCGGTGGCGCCGGCAAACGAGAAGCGAACCGTGCGGTGTCCGGCCACGGTGTCGAAATCGATGCCGGGCGCCAGTGCCACCCCGGTGTGCTCGAGCACTTCGGCACACCACTTGCGCGAATCGTCGGTCAGATGGCCGATGTCGGCGTAGGCGTAGAACGCGCCGTCGGCGGGGGCGAGATCGGTGATGCCCAGCCTCGGCAGGCCGTCCAGCAGCAGTCGCCGGTTCACCGCGTAACGCTGGACGTGGCCGTCGAGCTCGGTCTTGGCCTCGGCGCCGAAGGCGTGCAGCGCCGCGTACTGGGAGACGGCGGGAGGACACACCGTCATGTTGGAGGCCAGTCGCTGCAGCGCGGGCCGCAGCCTGCTCGGCGCGAGCATCCAGCCGAGCCGCCAGCCGGTCATCGAGAAGTACTTGGACACCGAGCCGATAACCACCGATTCGCGGGAGGTCTCCCACGCGGAGGACGTCTGCGCCGCCGAGCCCGGCGTCTCGTAGGTGATGCCGTGATAGATCTCATCGGAGATCAGCAATGTCCCGTGCGTGTCGCACCAGCGGGCGAGTGCGGCCAGCTCGGCCGGGGTGATCATGGTGCCGGTGGGGTTGGCCGGGCTGGCGACCACCAGACCGGCGGGCGGCTCGGGCAGCGCTTCGAGCATGGCGACGGTCGGCTGGAAGCGGGTCTCGGGACCGCAATCCAATTCCACCACCTGGCAACCCAGCGCGGTGAGCGTGTTGCGGTAGGCCGGGTAACCGGGCCGGGCCACCACGACGGTGTCGCCCGCGTCGAAGGCGGCGAGGAAGATCAGGGTGAACGCGCCGGACGACCCCGTCGTCACCACCACCTCGTCGGGATCCACGCGGTAGCCGTAGGTGTCCGTGTGGTGCTCGGCGATCGCCTCGCGCAGCTGCAGAATGCCGAAAGTCTCCGTGTAACCGAGCAATTCGGCGTCGATCGCGGCTTTGGTAGCGCGCAGCACCGGAGCGGGAGCGGGCGTCGAGGGCTGACCGGCCGCGAGCACGAGCACGTCGCCGTGGGTTCGGGCGCGCTCCGCGGCGGCTTTCCAGACATCCATCACGTAGAAAGGTGGAATGGTCGACCGGCGAGATTCTCCTGACACCCGACAGACGGTAGACCCTCGGGCCCGGCGGCAGGTCGCCAACGCTCGGCTTTCGTCGAAGAGCTTTCTCGGCCGACACCTGCCCACATCCGCCCTTCCGCCCGGCGCGCACGGCTAAGGTCGGCGTAATGCTTGAGAAGGCTCGCCGCGCGGGGCTCGATCGGGTACGCGGAGTGGGTGGCATCGGCGTCATTCCGCCGGATTGGCGTGCCAAGGTGCGGGAACGGTCCGACCGCGACCCACGCCGCCTGCTGCGCCGCGCCCGCGCCGAGTTCGCCGAACTACGCCGCCGCCCCCGGCCGGACCTGCGAGAACTGTGGACGGAACAGAAGCGGCAGGACTACCGGGCGCTGCTGCGCAAGCACCGGGTGCTGATCGCCGGGCTGGCCGCGACGCTGCTCCTCGCCGGGGCCGACGCACCGTTC from Nocardia bhagyanarayanae includes these protein-coding regions:
- a CDS encoding alkene reductase yields the protein MELLTPYRDHELALPNRIVMSPMTRLRSVPDGSPTADVVDYYAQRATAGLIITEGIWPHSTGQSEAWVPGLQTEAHVTAWRRVTEAVHAKGGRIFAQLMHGGRKNHPLGRIDGTWPAGPSAVVDPDRVHLIEGGKADPITPRELSRADITAVIGQYATAASNAMAAGFDGVEIHGANSYLVHQFLADNTNLRTDEYGGSIDNRMRAPLAIVDAVAEAIGSRRTAIRLSPGNPQFNMYEADPAPLYRKLVSELDRRELAYLHLTDNDDYPALTDLRPRWRGTLIANIGENREPTTAAGAEAVLRSGTADLVSFGRAFIANPDLVERIARDLPLNSIREDVLYGRDAKGYTDYPAWSESALSRG
- a CDS encoding HIT family protein; amino-acid sequence: MDPYSIFADIIAGRAPASKVYEDDDVVAFMDIRPMTPGHLLVVPRVAARCLAELDPVIGGKLFQVGQRLAGALRASEVGCDGVNFFLADGVTAGQEVFHVHLHVIPRTPGDGFGLRGRPTSPPRADLDYLAGSIRGALERAEGL
- the purB gene encoding adenylosuccinate lyase; this translates as MSLVPNVLATRYASPELVHLWSPEHKIVLERRLWLEVLRAQSELGIDIPAGVIADYERVIDHVDLASIAERERVTRHDVKARIEEFNALAGHEHVHKGMTSRDLTENVEQLQIRLSLEHVHAHGVAIAARLAERAAEYQTLVMAGRSHNVAAQATTLGKRFASAADELLIALTRLRELIDRYPLRGIKGPMGTAQDMLDLLGGDPAKLATLEQQVARHLGFATVFTSVGQVYPRSLDHDVLSALVQVGAGPSSFAHTIRLMAGHELVTEGFQPGQVGSSAMPHKMNTRSCERVNGLQVVLRGYASMAAELSGAQWNEGDVFCSVVRRVALPDAFFAIDGMMETFLTVLAEFGAYPAVVSRELDRYLPFLATTRILMAAVRAGVGRETAHEVIKEHAVAVALAMREQGREPDLLDRLAADHRLPLDRPALDTALADKSAFIGAAGAQTADVIAQVQKLVDTYPEAARYTPSPIL
- a CDS encoding pyridoxal phosphate-dependent aminotransferase, whose protein sequence is MSGESRRSTIPPFYVMDVWKAAAERARTHGDVLVLAAGQPSTPAPAPVLRATKAAIDAELLGYTETFGILQLREAIAEHHTDTYGYRVDPDEVVVTTGSSGAFTLIFLAAFDAGDTVVVARPGYPAYRNTLTALGCQVVELDCGPETRFQPTVAMLEALPEPPAGLVVASPANPTGTMITPAELAALARWCDTHGTLLISDEIYHGITYETPGSAAQTSSAWETSRESVVIGSVSKYFSMTGWRLGWMLAPSRLRPALQRLASNMTVCPPAVSQYAALHAFGAEAKTELDGHVQRYAVNRRLLLDGLPRLGITDLAPADGAFYAYADIGHLTDDSRKWCAEVLEHTGVALAPGIDFDTVAGHRTVRFSFAGATADIEAALLRLGYYLGA
- a CDS encoding TetR/AcrR family transcriptional regulator, producing the protein MITATTPKGERRRQALVAAAAELLLEGGFDAVRHRSVATRADLPLASTTYYFESLEDLIARAVEFSGNAELDAMRRRVGEVSHRRRGAEATVDLVLDLLVGADGPDEGARGQLIARYERSVASARHPELREVQLRLRAQLDELLADVLRRSDRMVRPEQLRRLVAVVDGAVVAALSESNPEPRRMARGALLEVIDIVAPATPQQADRFRALD
- a CDS encoding alpha/beta hydrolase, with translation MRRTRVAVAVLAVAIAVLGPLAATRAPAAAAQIVRIDSLSPTRSSVFIDSPAMGRTVQVQVLHPASGGARPAYYLLDGLDPGVGQSTWTNATDAEEFFRSKNVNVVLPVGGQASYYTDWQQDDPRFGRYKWETFLTRELPPLIDENFDGNGVNAIGGLSMGGTAAFVLAARNPHLYKAIAGYSACPDTGLATGGVMFSIANRGGNPINMWGAPGTDAWAEHDPSLLAERLRGKTIYLSTGTGVPGPHEAEIKPQLAENIFLGGPVEVGINTCVIAFERRLRSLAIPARIDYSPVGTHSWSYWQDTLHASWPTIGSAIGA
- a CDS encoding S9 family peptidase, whose translation is MSVESAVAAPIAKTVPTERVHHGDVFVDEYEWLRDKEDPEVISHLQAENAYTEAQTAHLQGLREKIFEEIKSRTQETDLSVPTRMGEFWYYSRSYEGKQYGVHCRCPIDAQAEGIDAWTPPRLEVDSEIPGEQVLLDSNELAAGHAYFALGAFSVSHDGNLLAYSVDTVGDERYTLRFKDLRTGEPLADEIAGTAPGATWSLDGSHVFYQTVDESWRPDTVWRHRLGAETAADVKVFHEPDERYWVSIGSTRSEKYLMIWVGSKITTEGWVLESDDPEGDFRIIMPRREGVEYSAEHAVIGGEDRFLILHNDVVDGVKAENFVLAEAPVADPSNLTLLIGHRDDVRLEDVDAFADHLVLSYRREALTRVAVWPLTESGYGERRELEFDLELFAVGSGANPEWTQPTLRIGLTSFITPMQVFDYVPATGALLLRKEQPVLGGYDANDYEQQRDWAIAEDGTRIPISLVWKKGAVAEGEPKPLLLYGYGSYEASMDPSFSVARLSLLDRGMVFAVAHVRGGGEMGRLWYENGKTLTKKNTFTDFVACARHLIDTGRTAPDRLVADGGSAGGLLMGAVANLAPELFRGILANVPFVDPLTSILDPSLPLTVIEWDEWGNPLADKDVYEYMKSYSPYENIEAKDYPAILAVTSLNDTRVLYVEPAKWVAKLRATKTGDAPLLLKTEMSAGHGGVSGRYEKWKEVAFEHAWVLDTVGLADE
- a CDS encoding MerR family transcriptional regulator, coding for MRIGELSERTGVSVRSLRYYEDKGMLAAARSSGGQREYPEAAVERVRRIQEMFAAGLTSDTIAELLPCIHDTDGSPNAEATPFLVEKLTEERARIDRALRDLHRTCEVLDGVIRAAGGEAPPAEFRRAGDSTARK